From one Phragmitibacter flavus genomic stretch:
- a CDS encoding transglutaminase family protein: protein MIYEISHRTTYVYDEPVSISHHMARLSPRAMDTQRCLEHEVTIEPPPTDRAGHVDYFGNPALFFAIRGAHRRLTVTARSKVEVNVGGWIDHAKSESWEVLQQRCRMDRLTEDVMAGEFSFPSRLIYPSEEFAAYARISFQPGRSMLKAALDLNTRINKEFAFDPAATDVATPVDEAFKKRRGVCQDFAHVLIACVRSLGLPAKYVSGYLETLPPPGKVKLVGADASHAWVSVWCGTQLGWVDLDPTNNCIPGTRHITVAHGRDFRDVSPLRGIVIGEGSHELSVAVDVNAVPT from the coding sequence ATGATTTACGAGATTAGCCATCGAACGACCTATGTGTATGACGAGCCGGTGTCGATTTCGCATCACATGGCGAGGCTTTCGCCGCGGGCGATGGACACCCAGCGTTGTCTGGAGCATGAGGTGACGATTGAACCGCCGCCGACGGACCGGGCCGGGCATGTGGATTACTTTGGGAATCCAGCGTTGTTCTTTGCAATTCGCGGGGCGCATCGTCGGTTGACGGTGACGGCTCGCAGCAAGGTGGAGGTCAATGTGGGAGGATGGATCGATCATGCCAAGTCGGAGTCGTGGGAGGTCTTGCAGCAGCGTTGCCGGATGGATCGGTTGACCGAGGATGTGATGGCGGGTGAGTTCAGTTTTCCATCGCGATTGATTTATCCGTCGGAAGAATTTGCGGCTTATGCGAGGATCAGTTTTCAGCCGGGTCGCAGCATGTTGAAGGCGGCATTGGATTTGAATACGCGGATCAACAAGGAGTTTGCCTTTGATCCAGCAGCAACGGATGTGGCGACGCCGGTGGATGAGGCGTTCAAAAAACGGCGAGGGGTGTGTCAGGATTTTGCGCATGTGTTGATTGCATGTGTGAGGTCATTGGGGTTGCCGGCCAAATATGTGAGTGGCTATCTGGAAACGTTGCCTCCCCCGGGGAAAGTGAAGCTGGTTGGGGCGGATGCTTCGCATGCCTGGGTGAGTGTGTGGTGCGGGACGCAGTTGGGTTGGGTGGACCTTGATCCGACGAACAATTGCATTCCTGGAACGCGGCACATCACCGTCGCGCATGGTCGGGATTTTCGCGATGTGAGTCCACTGCGGGGGATTGTGATTGGGGAGGGCAGCCATGAGTTGTCGGTGGCAGTGGATGTGAATGCGGTGCCGACGTAA
- a CDS encoding circularly permuted type 2 ATP-grasp protein: MMQPPPANVSVAALLAACRATGSGFDEARGADGLPRASWKGFLEGLAQMEVSDLAVRQEEASRLLREHGATYTIYDDPQAADRHWKLDILPLVIGAKEWDWLEKALKQRSKLLRMIVRDLYGPRRLLKEGWVPPGMLFANPGFLRAAHGIEPAGGMSLFHHAVDIARDSSGRWRVLADRTQAPSGKGYALENRVVLTSLFPDEFRDLNVERLAGFFQIERDSLRSLAPQNKHDPLVVLMTPGPLNETYFEHAYKARYLGFTLVEGADLTVRDRKVFLKTLEGLRQVDVILRRVDDTFCDPLELRSETWLGVAGLMEAWRAGNVAIANGVGTGVVETTAMLPFLPGLCRHLLAQDLTLPNAETWWCGQQKVLQQVEANLERYVIKRAFLSGAGRPEFGAKLSGARRDELLSRMRAFPHEYAAQELLNLSTAPVFYGGRLEQRPLVLRCYIVPNGDDLAVMPGGLTRVSPSPQGMVVSMQNGGVSKDTWVLSDSPVEQLTLMLPPVVSMRSEKNAGEVPSRVADHYYWLGRYAERLEGFVRLLRAVVQRLAGEGNEDQTRELEAMVPWMVGLGYLPDRFGSGPVGKALLARLAVLILSRKKDGGVRDLLGRLRYNAFALRDRISDDTWRLCNQLEQDSQPRSQRFSVPEALLMLNKLVLDLAAFSGMEMENMTRGHGWRFLDLGRRVERADNLMSWVKAAVHPGPRNEAVLGPLLEICDSAMTFRRRYHTRPQLAPILDLLIADETNPRSLMWQLQQMSRHASQLPRDGQEGNIGDEKRQVDGMLSIIASTHFPALAQAEDREPGNLLSLCEHMSTSLSNFSRSVTQHYFAHALSRVR, from the coding sequence ATGATGCAACCCCCACCCGCCAATGTCAGTGTCGCGGCTTTGCTGGCGGCGTGCAGAGCGACCGGTTCGGGCTTCGATGAAGCTCGCGGCGCTGATGGACTGCCGCGTGCAAGCTGGAAGGGCTTTCTCGAGGGGCTGGCCCAGATGGAGGTCAGTGATCTGGCGGTGCGTCAGGAGGAGGCGAGTCGACTGCTGCGCGAGCACGGGGCGACCTACACCATTTATGATGATCCGCAGGCGGCGGACCGGCATTGGAAGCTGGACATTCTGCCGTTGGTGATCGGTGCCAAGGAGTGGGACTGGTTGGAGAAGGCGTTGAAGCAGCGTTCGAAGCTGCTGCGCATGATCGTGCGCGATTTGTATGGTCCGCGTCGCTTGTTGAAGGAGGGTTGGGTGCCTCCGGGGATGCTGTTTGCGAATCCGGGGTTTCTGCGGGCGGCCCATGGCATTGAGCCGGCGGGCGGGATGTCGCTTTTCCATCATGCGGTGGACATCGCGCGTGATTCGAGTGGTCGCTGGCGGGTTTTGGCGGATCGGACCCAGGCGCCATCCGGCAAAGGGTATGCTTTGGAGAACCGGGTGGTTTTGACGAGTTTGTTTCCGGATGAGTTTCGCGATCTGAATGTGGAACGTCTGGCGGGATTTTTCCAGATTGAGCGGGACAGCCTGCGGTCGCTGGCTCCGCAGAACAAGCATGATCCGTTGGTGGTGCTGATGACGCCGGGTCCGCTCAACGAGACGTATTTCGAGCATGCGTATAAGGCGCGGTATCTTGGGTTCACGCTGGTGGAAGGGGCGGATTTGACGGTGCGGGATCGTAAGGTGTTTTTGAAGACGCTCGAGGGGTTGCGTCAGGTGGATGTGATTTTGCGTCGGGTGGATGATACGTTTTGTGATCCTTTGGAATTGCGCAGCGAGACGTGGTTGGGGGTGGCTGGTTTGATGGAGGCCTGGCGGGCGGGGAATGTGGCAATTGCAAACGGAGTGGGCACCGGAGTGGTGGAGACGACGGCGATGCTGCCGTTTTTGCCGGGTCTTTGTCGACATTTGCTGGCTCAGGATTTGACGCTGCCGAATGCGGAAACGTGGTGGTGTGGGCAGCAGAAAGTGTTGCAGCAGGTGGAGGCCAATCTGGAACGTTATGTGATCAAACGCGCGTTTTTGAGTGGCGCAGGACGTCCGGAATTCGGGGCGAAATTGAGTGGGGCGCGGCGCGACGAATTGTTGTCGAGGATGCGGGCGTTTCCGCATGAATACGCGGCGCAGGAGTTGTTGAATCTTTCGACCGCACCGGTGTTTTACGGGGGCAGGCTGGAGCAGCGTCCGTTGGTGTTGCGTTGTTACATTGTGCCCAATGGCGATGACCTGGCGGTTATGCCGGGTGGATTGACGCGGGTGAGTCCGTCACCTCAGGGCATGGTGGTTTCGATGCAGAACGGCGGGGTGAGCAAGGACACGTGGGTGCTTTCGGATTCACCGGTGGAGCAACTGACCTTGATGTTGCCGCCGGTGGTGTCGATGCGTTCGGAGAAGAATGCGGGCGAGGTGCCGAGTCGGGTGGCGGATCATTATTACTGGCTGGGTCGGTATGCGGAGCGCTTGGAAGGGTTTGTGAGGTTGTTACGTGCCGTGGTGCAGCGGCTGGCGGGGGAGGGGAACGAGGATCAGACGCGTGAACTGGAGGCGATGGTGCCGTGGATGGTGGGCTTGGGCTATTTGCCGGATCGTTTTGGCAGTGGGCCAGTTGGCAAGGCATTGCTGGCTCGTTTGGCGGTGTTGATTTTGAGTCGGAAGAAGGATGGCGGGGTGCGTGATTTGCTCGGTCGTTTGCGTTACAATGCGTTTGCGTTGCGTGATCGGATTTCCGATGACACGTGGCGTTTGTGCAACCAGCTGGAGCAGGATTCGCAACCGCGTTCGCAACGCTTCAGTGTGCCTGAGGCGTTGCTGATGCTGAACAAGCTGGTGTTAGATCTGGCGGCGTTTTCGGGAATGGAGATGGAGAATATGACGCGTGGTCATGGATGGAGGTTTTTGGATCTTGGCCGGCGCGTTGAGCGGGCGGACAACTTGATGAGCTGGGTGAAGGCGGCGGTGCATCCTGGTCCGCGCAATGAGGCGGTGCTGGGTCCGTTGTTGGAGATTTGCGACAGTGCGATGACGTTCCGGCGTCGGTATCACACAAGGCCGCAACTGGCGCCGATCCTGGATTTGTTGATCGCGGATGAGACGAATCCGCGTTCGTTGATGTGGCAGTTGCAGCAGATGAGCCGTCATGCGTCGCAGTTGCCGCGTGATGGTCAGGAAGGGAACATCGGGGATGAGAAACGGCAGGTGGATGGGATGTTGTCGATCATTGCGAGCACGCATTTCCCGGCGCTGGCGCAGGCGGAGGATCGGGAGCCGGGCAATCTGTTGTCGCTTTGTGAACACATGAGCACGTCGCTTTCCAATTTTTCGAGATCGGTGACGCAGCATTATTTTGCGCATGCGTTGTCGCGGGTGAGGTGA